Proteins encoded together in one Caldibacillus debilis DSM 16016 window:
- a CDS encoding Cof-type HAD-IIB family hydrolase, which yields MKDKFLIALDLDGTLLKEDKTISEKTKKVLDQVRKDGHIVMISTGRPYRSSAMYYRELGLDSPIVNFNGAFVHHPQNPDWENFHEPIALSVVKEIVEICSRHSVENMVAEVIDEVYIHYHNEKLLDVLKLGNPKITTGDLRRFLKNDPTSLLVQGDEESVKKIRAILSEVHAELVDHRNWGAPWHVVEIVKHGINKAIGVQKVADYYRIPRERIIAFGDGDNDIEMLTYAKYGIAMENGIDEVKEVAYEVTADNERDGVARFLEKFFF from the coding sequence ATGAAAGACAAATTTCTAATCGCATTGGATCTGGACGGCACTTTGCTTAAAGAAGACAAAACGATATCGGAAAAAACGAAAAAGGTGCTGGATCAGGTGCGGAAGGACGGCCACATCGTCATGATCTCCACCGGCAGGCCTTACCGTTCCAGCGCCATGTATTACCGGGAACTCGGCTTGGATTCCCCGATCGTGAACTTCAATGGCGCGTTTGTCCATCACCCGCAAAATCCCGATTGGGAGAACTTCCACGAACCGATAGCCTTATCCGTCGTAAAGGAAATTGTCGAGATCTGCTCCCGGCATTCGGTGGAAAATATGGTGGCGGAAGTCATCGATGAGGTCTATATCCATTACCATAACGAAAAATTGCTGGATGTATTGAAACTCGGCAATCCGAAGATCACGACGGGGGATCTGCGGCGGTTTTTGAAAAACGACCCGACCAGCCTGCTCGTTCAAGGGGATGAAGAGAGCGTCAAAAAGATCCGGGCCATATTGTCCGAAGTCCACGCGGAATTGGTCGACCACCGCAACTGGGGGGCCCCCTGGCACGTGGTTGAAATCGTCAAACACGGCATCAATAAGGCGATCGGCGTGCAAAAGGTGGCCGACTATTACCGGATCCCGCGAGAGCGGATCATCGCCTTCGGCGACGGCGACAACGACATCGAAATGCTGACGTATGCCAAATACGGCATCGCCATGGAAAACGGGATCGACGAGGTGAAGGAAGTCGCCTACGAGGTCACGGCTGACAATGAAAGGGACGGGGTCGCCCGATTTTTGGAAAAATTTTTCTTTTGA